The following proteins are encoded in a genomic region of Pungitius pungitius chromosome 19, fPunPun2.1, whole genome shotgun sequence:
- the csrnp1b gene encoding cysteine/serine-rich nuclear protein 1b: MSGLLKRKFEEVGEDPWYSSPSSFSSAAGSGWDSAGESCYSDTLDSTPSNPSSPATHFNTTSILKKSKRVRRGNVTFDQVTVFFFPRCQGFTSVPSRGGCTLGMMQRHSALRTYTLAEFAVEQRLLRREKFLNRLRYEKLEALKLKLTKNGTQENEEAERMTVDDIPEQDIDIGGANLDEGYFLQPHPPKRRYALLKAAGVKKIDKEEKRQLHELRISRENCGCDCQGFCEPETCSCSLAGIKCQMDHSSFPCGCTKDGCGNTGGRIEFNSTRVQTHYIHTIMKLELEKRLEEQSSTEEENPTALSALPSFPFSSELAAPGDNSCSSDMTDLSDSSGQSDDSEGGEGQCEHLTRLDVDEKGLSRILSFSDAGSGSRSCREGRDRKGLCCPDQRQEQQQQQQQQQPPCTEAFGSFSMVDFADENDNIEATLLDDHTDNRATTISELLDENANQGNGLFHGGGGVPRTPSPTVDRSASYNMDLSLSSESDLEFFDGFPCLGPSSLYNSLKEYEHMDNFFQYQFPSYPSLPPASDPGTCLLESLIGLSESVPEPPATFTDNQLLEEAMKLSVMESVKV; this comes from the exons ATGAGTGGGCTGCTCAAGAGGAAGTTTGAGGAGGTGGGTGAGGACCCATGGtactcctcaccctcctccttctcctccgccgCCGGCTCAGGATGGGACTCGGCGGGGGAGAGCTGCTACTCGGACACCCTGGATTCCACTCCCAGCAACCCCAGCTCCCCGGCAACACATTTCAACA CAACATCCATCCTCAAGAAATCCAAGAGAGTGCGGCGTGGgaacgtgacctttgaccaggTGACGGTGTTCTTCTTCCCCCGGTGCCAGGGCTTCACCAGTGTTCCCAGCCGCGGGGGATGCACCCTGGGCATGATGCAGCGGCACAGCGCGCTTCGCACCTACACGCTGGCCGAGTTCGCTGTGGAGCAGCGGCTCCTGCGCAGGGAAAAGTTCCTCAACAGGCTCCGATACGAAAAGCTGGAGGCTCTCAAGCTGAAG CTGACCAAGAATGGAACCCAAGAGAATGAGGAGGCGGAGCGCATGACCGTGGACGACATCCCGGAGCAGGACATTGACATCGGTGGGGCCAATTTGGACGAGGGCTACTTCCTCCAGCCGCACCCGCCCAAGCGCCGCTACGCGCTGCTCAAAGCGGCCGGCGTGAAGAAGATTgacaaggaggagaagaggcaaCTGCATGAGCTGAGAATCTCCAGGGAGAACTGCGGTTGCGACTGCCAGGGCTTTTGCGAGCCAGAGACGTGTAGCTGCAGCCTCGCCGGCATCAAGTGTCAG ATGGATCATTCCTCGTTCCCATGTGGCTGCACCAAAGACGGCTGCGGGAACACGGGAGGCCGCATTGAGTTTAACTCCACCAGGGTGCAGACGCACTACATCCACACCATTATgaagctggagctggagaagaggctggaggagcagtcgagcacggaggaggagaaccCGACCGCCTTGTCGGCGCTGCCGTCCTTCCCCTTCAGCTCCGAACTGGCGGCGCCCGGcgacaacagctgcagcagcgatATGACGGACCTATCGGACTCTTCCGGTCAGAGCGACGACTCTGAGGGAGGCGAGGGCCAGTGTGAGCACCTCACCCGGCTGGACGTGGACGAGAAGGGCCTGAGCCGCATTTTGAGTTTCAGCGACGCGGGCAGCGGGTCGAGAAGTTGCCGGGAAGGGAGGGACCGCAAAGGTCTTTGCTGCCCGGATCAGcggcaggaacaacaacaacaacaacagcagcagcagccgccgtgCACGGAGGCTTTTGGTAGCTTCAGCATGGTGGACTTTGCCGACGAGAATGACAACATAGAAGCCACCCTATTGGACGATCACACGGACAATCGAGCCACGACAATCTCAGAACTTTTGGACGAGAACGCCAACCAGGGAAACGGCCTGTtccacggcggcggcggcgtgccgCGCACGCCGTCGCCGACCGTCGACCGCTCGGCGAGCTACAACATGGACCTGAGCCTCTCCTCGGAATCGGACCTGGAGTTCTTTGACGGTTTCCCCTGCTTGGGGCCCAGCTCGCTCTACAACTCCCTCAAGGAGTACGAACACATGGACAACTTTTTCCAGTATCAGTTTCCCAGTTACCCCAGCCTGCCTCCGGCGAGCGACCCCGGGACCTGCCTCCTGGAGTCGCTGATTGGCCTTTCCGAATCCGTTCCAGAACCCCCTGCCACATTTACGGACAATCAGCTGTTGGAGGAAGCCATGAAATTGTCTGTGATGGAGTCGGTCAAAGTTTGA